In Streptococcus uberis, a single window of DNA contains:
- the pflB gene encoding formate C-acetyltransferase has product MATVKTNTDVFEKAWEGFKGTDWKEKASVSRFVQANYTPYDGDESFLAGATERSLKIKKIIEETKAGYEATRFPFDTRPSSIADIPAGYIDKENELIYGIQNDELFKLNFMPKGGIRMAETTLKENGYEPDPAVHEIFTKYVTTVNDGIFRAYTSNIRRARHAHTVTGLPDAYSRGRIIGVYARLALYGADYLMQEKVNDWNAITEIDEESIRLREEINLQYQALGEVAKLGDLYGLDVRRPAENVKEAIQWVNIAFMAVCRVINGAATSLGRVPIVLDIYAERDLARGTFTESEIQEFVDDFVLKLRTVKFGRTKAYDALYSGDPTFITTSMAGMGNDGRHRVTKMDYRFLNTLDTIGNSPEPNLTVLWTDQLPYAFRRYCMKMSHKHSSIQYEGVTTMAKEGYGEMSCISCCVSPLDPENEEQRHNIQYFGARVNVLKALLTGLNGGYDDVHRDYKVFNVVEPITSEILDYDEVMANFEKSLDWLTDTYVDALNIIHYMTDKYNYEAVQMAFLPSHQRANMGFGICGFANTVDTLSAIKYATVKTIRDENGYIYDYEVTGDFPRYGEDDDRVDDIAKWLMEAYHTRLASHKLYKNAEASVSLLTITSNVAYSKQTGNSPVHRGVYLNEDGTVNTSKVEFFSPGANPSNKAKGGWLQNLNSLAKLEFSHANDGISLTTQVSPRALGKTFDEQVDNLVTVLDGYFENGGQHVNLNVMDLNDVYDKIMSGEDVIVRISGYCVNTKYLTPEQKQELTQRVFHEVLSMDDAAEAISGK; this is encoded by the coding sequence ATGGCAACTGTAAAAACTAACACAGATGTTTTCGAAAAAGCTTGGGAAGGCTTTAAGGGAACTGATTGGAAAGAAAAAGCAAGCGTTTCTCGTTTCGTTCAAGCTAACTACACACCATATGATGGTGATGAGTCTTTCTTGGCAGGAGCAACAGAACGTTCATTGAAAATCAAAAAAATCATTGAAGAAACAAAAGCTGGTTATGAAGCTACTCGTTTCCCATTTGATACGCGTCCTTCTTCAATTGCAGATATCCCTGCAGGATACATTGACAAAGAAAACGAACTTATTTATGGTATCCAAAACGATGAATTGTTCAAGTTGAATTTCATGCCTAAAGGTGGTATCCGTATGGCAGAAACAACTCTAAAAGAAAATGGTTATGAACCAGATCCTGCTGTACATGAAATCTTTACCAAATATGTAACAACTGTTAACGATGGTATTTTCCGTGCTTACACATCAAACATCCGTCGTGCTCGCCACGCTCATACTGTAACTGGTCTTCCAGATGCTTATTCTCGTGGACGTATCATCGGTGTTTATGCTCGTCTTGCTCTTTACGGTGCAGACTACTTAATGCAAGAAAAAGTTAACGACTGGAATGCTATCACAGAAATTGATGAAGAATCAATTCGTCTTCGCGAAGAAATCAACCTCCAATACCAAGCTCTAGGCGAAGTTGCAAAACTTGGTGATCTTTACGGTCTTGACGTTCGTCGTCCAGCAGAAAACGTTAAAGAAGCTATCCAATGGGTAAACATCGCATTCATGGCTGTATGTCGTGTTATCAACGGGGCAGCTACATCACTTGGACGTGTGCCAATCGTTCTTGACATTTATGCTGAACGTGACCTTGCACGTGGTACTTTCACAGAATCTGAAATTCAAGAATTTGTTGATGACTTCGTACTTAAATTACGTACAGTAAAATTCGGTCGTACAAAAGCTTACGATGCGCTTTACTCTGGTGACCCAACATTTATCACTACTTCAATGGCAGGTATGGGTAACGATGGACGTCACCGTGTTACAAAAATGGATTACCGTTTCTTAAACACCCTTGATACAATTGGTAACTCTCCAGAACCTAACTTGACTGTTCTTTGGACTGACCAATTACCTTACGCTTTCCGTCGCTATTGTATGAAAATGAGTCACAAACACTCTTCAATCCAATATGAAGGTGTGACAACAATGGCTAAAGAAGGTTATGGCGAAATGTCATGTATCTCATGTTGTGTATCTCCACTTGATCCTGAAAATGAAGAACAACGTCACAACATTCAATACTTTGGCGCTCGTGTAAACGTCCTTAAAGCACTTCTTACTGGTCTTAACGGTGGATATGATGATGTTCATAGAGACTATAAAGTCTTCAACGTTGTTGAACCAATTACTTCTGAAATCCTTGATTATGATGAAGTTATGGCAAACTTCGAAAAATCTCTAGACTGGTTGACAGACACATATGTAGATGCTCTAAACATCATTCACTACATGACTGATAAATACAACTATGAAGCCGTTCAAATGGCATTCTTACCTAGCCACCAACGCGCTAACATGGGATTCGGTATCTGTGGTTTTGCTAATACAGTTGATACACTTTCTGCTATCAAATATGCTACTGTTAAAACTATCCGCGATGAAAATGGCTACATCTATGACTATGAAGTAACAGGTGACTTCCCTCGTTACGGTGAAGATGATGACCGTGTAGACGATATTGCTAAATGGTTGATGGAAGCTTATCACACTCGTCTTGCAAGCCATAAACTTTATAAGAATGCTGAAGCTTCTGTTTCACTTCTGACTATCACTTCAAACGTAGCTTACTCAAAACAAACTGGTAACTCACCTGTTCACCGTGGTGTTTACTTAAACGAAGATGGTACTGTTAACACAAGCAAAGTTGAGTTCTTCTCACCAGGTGCTAACCCATCAAACAAAGCTAAAGGTGGTTGGTTACAAAACCTTAATTCACTTGCAAAACTTGAATTCTCACACGCTAACGATGGTATCTCATTAACAACTCAAGTATCTCCTCGTGCACTTGGTAAAACATTTGACGAACAAGTTGATAACTTGGTTACAGTTCTTGATGGGTACTTCGAAAACGGTGGACAACACGTTAACTTGAACGTTATGGACCTTAACGATGTCTACGACAAAATCATGTCTGGTGAAGATGTTATTGTCCGTATTTCTGGTTACTGTGTCAACACTAAATACCTCACTCCTGAACAAAAACAAGAATTAACACAACGTGTCTTCCACGAAGTTCTTTCAATGGATGATGCTGCTGAAGCTATATCAGGAAAATAA
- a CDS encoding GNAT family N-acetyltransferase, producing the protein MIIKQTRNTLSKTYIDAVKIRHKVFVKEQGVPTTLEIDKNEALCLHFTVYHDKGKACATCRLLPNKSYKIATLQRMAVLKDYRGDQIGQTLMTYILDYASIQGFEKIELHAQLSAVDFYSKLGFQTIGDHFMEAGIEHVTMEKVLMQP; encoded by the coding sequence ATGATTATCAAACAGACTCGTAACACCCTATCCAAAACTTATATAGATGCCGTCAAAATCCGTCATAAAGTATTTGTTAAAGAACAGGGTGTTCCAACAACACTTGAAATTGATAAAAATGAAGCCCTTTGCCTACACTTCACGGTTTATCATGATAAAGGCAAGGCCTGCGCTACTTGTCGCTTGCTTCCAAATAAAAGCTACAAAATCGCGACCTTGCAAAGAATGGCTGTGCTGAAAGATTATCGAGGAGACCAAATCGGTCAAACCTTGATGACCTATATCTTAGACTACGCAAGCATCCAAGGCTTTGAAAAAATTGAATTACATGCTCAACTTTCTGCCGTTGACTTCTATAGTAAATTAGGTTTTCAAACCATTGGTGACCACTTCATGGAAGCTGGTATTGAGCACGTTACCATGGAGAAAGTCTTGATGCAGCCCTAA
- a CDS encoding serine hydrolase domain-containing protein gives MITVISQLIEEQITSGVYHGASLALYQDGQWQDYYFGTIDGKEPIQKGLVYDLASVSKVVGVGTLCIDLYKSGALDLDRSVQSYYPAFGNSETTVRQLLTHTSGLNPYIPNRNQLDASQLKAAMLELSLEDNRNFRYSDVNFIILGFMLEEMFGKTLNQIFSEKIFKPLGMSQTSFGPRKEAVPTLKNHRDGIVHDPKAQVLKEDTGSAGLFSTLEDLQLFMDFYLNWEMSKELFRDYSHNNASRSLAWRLKDGWLDHTGYTGPFIMFNENKEAVIFMTNRTFEKDERDQWIKDRDRLMDCIQVEMAKNL, from the coding sequence ATGATAACGGTTATTTCTCAATTAATAGAAGAGCAAATCACCTCAGGAGTATATCATGGAGCAAGTTTAGCTCTTTATCAAGATGGGCAGTGGCAAGACTATTATTTTGGAACCATTGACGGAAAAGAGCCCATCCAAAAAGGCCTGGTTTATGATTTAGCCAGTGTTTCTAAAGTGGTTGGAGTTGGGACTTTATGTATTGATTTGTATAAAAGCGGAGCCTTGGACCTTGATCGCAGTGTGCAGTCCTATTACCCAGCTTTTGGGAACTCAGAAACGACAGTGCGTCAGCTTTTAACCCATACTAGTGGTTTAAATCCATATATCCCAAATAGGAATCAACTAGATGCTTCCCAATTGAAGGCGGCTATGCTAGAGTTAAGCCTGGAAGATAATAGGAATTTCCGTTATTCTGATGTTAACTTCATCATTTTAGGCTTTATGCTAGAGGAAATGTTTGGAAAAACTCTGAATCAGATCTTTTCAGAAAAGATTTTCAAACCCCTGGGAATGTCCCAGACCAGTTTTGGGCCAAGAAAAGAAGCTGTTCCGACTCTTAAAAATCATCGAGATGGCATTGTCCATGATCCTAAAGCCCAGGTATTAAAAGAAGATACAGGCTCAGCGGGGCTTTTTTCGACACTGGAAGATTTGCAGTTATTTATGGACTTTTATCTGAATTGGGAAATGTCCAAGGAACTATTTCGGGATTATAGTCACAACAATGCCTCTAGATCCTTAGCCTGGCGTTTAAAGGATGGTTGGCTAGATCATACAGGCTACACAGGTCCATTCATTATGTTCAATGAAAACAAAGAAGCTGTTATTTTTATGACCAATCGCACTTTTGAAAAAGATGAGCGTGATCAATGGATAAAGGATAGGGATCGATTGATGGACTGTATTCAAGTTGAAATGGCAAAAAACCTTTAG
- a CDS encoding CppA N-terminal domain-containing protein produces MTLLENAVFKTPVLRVNNRQLNIDFYQKNLGFRLVSEENAIAIFSSYGKKENRFVIEESPSVRTRAVEGPKKVNQIIIKTSQPKDIEQLLAHGAKADKVYIGQNGYAFETISPEGDHFLLHAEEDVSHLELTDLPSLTKDDAFKGLSDFTFEKIVLNVLDQENSRDFYLKIFEGEFPIELDFVQMQGPDLALEPHIAWDLEILEVGVPKDFDLAKLKSQLEAKGLSIYLDTKETVLVLSDPSLIEIWFMK; encoded by the coding sequence ATGACTTTATTAGAAAATGCAGTTTTTAAAACTCCGGTGTTGCGTGTCAACAACCGTCAGTTAAATATTGATTTTTATCAAAAGAATTTAGGATTTAGACTGGTATCGGAAGAAAATGCCATTGCCATTTTTTCATCATATGGAAAGAAAGAAAATCGTTTTGTTATTGAAGAATCACCATCAGTAAGAACGCGTGCTGTGGAAGGTCCTAAAAAAGTCAATCAAATTATTATCAAAACAAGTCAACCAAAAGACATTGAACAATTGCTAGCCCATGGTGCCAAAGCGGATAAAGTTTATATTGGGCAAAACGGTTATGCCTTTGAAACAATTTCTCCAGAAGGAGATCATTTTTTACTACATGCTGAAGAGGATGTGAGTCATCTTGAGCTAACGGATCTACCTTCCTTAACGAAAGATGATGCTTTCAAGGGGTTGTCAGACTTCACATTTGAAAAGATTGTTTTAAACGTATTGGACCAAGAAAACTCCCGAGATTTTTACCTAAAAATCTTTGAAGGGGAGTTTCCAATCGAGCTTGACTTTGTTCAAATGCAAGGACCTGATTTAGCTCTCGAACCACACATTGCATGGGACTTGGAAATTCTAGAAGTGGGAGTCCCTAAGGATTTTGATTTGGCTAAGCTTAAATCACAATTGGAGGCCAAAGGGTTATCCATCTATCTTGACACAAAAGAAACAGTATTAGTTCTTTCCGATCCAAGTCTGATTGAAATTTGGTTTATGAAATGA
- a CDS encoding sulfite exporter TauE/SafE family protein, translating to MNDILVLRLIQVLLILAILFLFFTLFFYLRKEKINPFKRFLTGFWIGLITDALDTLGIGSFATTTTLFKVTKLVNDDSKLPGTMTVAHAIPVLIQSLCFIFVVKVEVLTLVSMAAAAFLGAYFGTKITKNWHTPTVQAILGTLLILASFIMVFRMWTNPGADIIHSQHGLHGIWLIIGIAFNFTIGVLMTMGLGNYAPELIFFSLMGLSPAVAMPVMMLDAAMIMTASSKPFIQNKRVSWEGFAGLVTGGVVGVLTAVLFLTRLNIDSLKKLVVVIVIFIGLMLIRSALKPSIGLTINKKEA from the coding sequence ATGAATGATATTTTAGTATTACGTCTTATTCAAGTATTGTTAATCCTAGCAATACTTTTCCTTTTTTTCACACTCTTTTTTTATCTGCGTAAAGAAAAGATTAATCCTTTTAAACGATTTCTAACAGGATTTTGGATTGGTCTTATTACAGATGCTCTAGATACACTAGGCATTGGTTCTTTTGCTACAACAACAACGCTCTTTAAAGTGACCAAGCTCGTAAATGATGATAGTAAATTACCCGGTACAATGACTGTGGCACATGCCATTCCAGTCCTAATTCAATCGCTTTGTTTTATTTTTGTGGTTAAAGTTGAAGTATTGACACTTGTCTCAATGGCTGCTGCAGCATTTTTGGGAGCATACTTTGGGACTAAAATTACTAAAAACTGGCATACACCAACGGTTCAAGCTATTTTAGGGACACTTCTAATCCTTGCTTCTTTTATCATGGTTTTTCGCATGTGGACCAATCCAGGGGCTGATATCATTCATTCCCAGCATGGTCTCCACGGCATTTGGTTAATCATAGGTATCGCCTTTAATTTTACGATTGGCGTTCTTATGACCATGGGACTTGGAAATTACGCTCCTGAATTAATTTTCTTTTCATTAATGGGATTAAGTCCTGCTGTTGCCATGCCTGTCATGATGTTAGATGCTGCCATGATTATGACTGCTTCAAGCAAGCCCTTTATCCAGAACAAACGGGTTTCTTGGGAAGGATTCGCAGGCCTTGTTACTGGCGGTGTCGTCGGTGTTTTAACAGCTGTTCTCTTTTTAACGCGTCTTAATATTGATAGTCTCAAAAAATTAGTCGTTGTCATCGTCATTTTTATCGGTCTGATGCTAATCAGATCAGCATTAAAACCATCCATTGGATTAACCATAAATAAAAAAGAGGCTTAA
- the gla gene encoding aquaglyceroporin Gla, whose protein sequence is MDVTWTVKYITEFIATALLIILGNGAVANVDLKGTKGNNSGWVIIALGYGFGVMMPALMFGNVSGNHINPAFTLGLAVSGLFPWAHVLPYIVAQVLGAMFGQLVVVGVYSPYFKKTENPNPILGSFSTISALDDGTKESQKASLINGFANEFVGSFVLFFGALALTKNYFGAELVGKLVAAGYDKTMAQDQVSPYISGSLSVAHVGIGFLVMTLVASLGGPTGPGLNPARDLGPRIVHHFLPKSVLGEAKSDSKWWYAWVPVVAPIAAAILAVAAFKFLYIK, encoded by the coding sequence ATGGATGTTACATGGACTGTGAAGTATATCACAGAATTTATTGCAACAGCATTATTAATCATTCTTGGTAATGGTGCCGTAGCAAACGTTGACTTAAAAGGAACTAAAGGAAATAACTCTGGTTGGGTTATTATTGCTTTAGGTTATGGTTTTGGGGTTATGATGCCAGCGCTTATGTTTGGTAATGTTTCAGGAAACCATATTAACCCTGCCTTTACACTAGGACTAGCTGTTTCAGGTTTATTCCCTTGGGCACATGTACTTCCTTACATTGTGGCACAAGTTCTTGGAGCAATGTTTGGTCAATTAGTTGTTGTAGGTGTTTATAGTCCTTACTTTAAGAAAACTGAAAATCCAAATCCAATTCTAGGTTCTTTTTCAACTATTTCAGCACTTGATGATGGAACTAAAGAAAGCCAAAAAGCTTCACTCATTAATGGTTTTGCTAATGAGTTTGTTGGGTCATTCGTTCTTTTCTTTGGTGCACTTGCATTAACCAAAAATTATTTTGGTGCAGAATTAGTTGGAAAATTGGTTGCAGCTGGTTATGATAAAACAATGGCTCAAGACCAAGTTTCTCCATACATTTCAGGAAGTCTATCAGTTGCTCACGTTGGTATTGGTTTCTTAGTTATGACTCTTGTTGCTTCTTTAGGAGGACCAACAGGACCTGGATTGAACCCAGCACGTGACCTTGGACCTCGTATCGTTCACCATTTCTTACCTAAATCAGTTTTAGGTGAAGCAAAATCTGATTCAAAATGGTGGTATGCTTGGGTTCCTGTAGTAGCACCAATCGCAGCTGCTATTCTTGCAGTAGCTGCATTCAAATTCTTATACATTAAATAA
- a CDS encoding Xaa-Pro dipeptidyl-peptidase — MRYNQFSYIKTDGQVAKKELENLGFHFPISNKPKEIFRSFLNTYFFQSSDKDYQIASFIADFETDLLSFFNADKPLTKEIFDMVSLQLLGFIPGFDFENLKEFTSQIAFPVPFNENDFFASIHHLLGTRHKNGMLLIDDLISKGFLGPDNTYHFFNGKTLATFDTSQLIKEVVYVEAPIDSDNDGKSDLIKVMILRPRSQKQIPTVMTASPYHQGINEVANDKKLHSMQTDLPLKEAHKIHVADSSISTLVCESADLPITENTEQFSYIDSYTLNDYFLSRGFANIYVSGVGTAGSDGFMTSGDYVQIESFKAIIDWLNGRAKAFTSHKREAYVLANWSNGKVATTGKSYLGTMSNGLATTGVEGLELIIAEAAISSWYDYYRENGLICSPGGYPGEDLDVLTELTYSRSLHAGDFLRQKEKYYQLLNQQSQAIDRDSGDYNQFWHDRNYLPNAKNVTCEVVFTHGLQDWNVKPRQVYSMFNTLPDSVAKHLFLHHGQHVYMHNWQSIDFKECMNALLCQKLLGIASNFQLPAILWQNNQEEQKWQSLEEFGTSNTFRIPLGEGFAKISNQYSTETFERYSKDFKSFKRDLFSGKANQLSLEFPLDQDLQLNGEAILHLSLTSSVSKGLISAQLLDKGLKKRLGDTPTILDLKVMDNGQNFSREDLKELPMRESTERVISKGVLNLQNRDDLLEVQSVEADQWLSFDFKLQPSLYQLRKGDCLQVLLYTTDFEHTVRDNSDYELRINLEKSYLSLPIA, encoded by the coding sequence ATGCGCTATAATCAATTTTCCTACATCAAAACGGATGGACAGGTTGCCAAAAAAGAATTAGAAAATCTTGGTTTCCATTTCCCAATATCCAATAAGCCAAAAGAAATTTTTAGGAGTTTTTTAAACACTTATTTCTTCCAAAGTTCTGATAAAGATTATCAAATAGCATCTTTTATTGCAGATTTTGAAACTGATCTTCTTTCTTTTTTTAATGCTGACAAACCATTAACTAAAGAAATCTTTGATATGGTATCTTTACAACTCTTAGGTTTTATTCCAGGTTTCGATTTTGAAAACCTCAAGGAATTTACTAGCCAAATAGCTTTTCCGGTTCCATTTAATGAAAATGATTTTTTTGCTAGCATTCATCACCTACTAGGAACTCGTCATAAGAATGGAATGCTCTTAATTGATGACTTGATTAGTAAAGGTTTTTTAGGTCCTGATAATACCTATCATTTTTTTAATGGCAAAACGCTAGCAACTTTTGATACCAGTCAACTGATTAAAGAGGTTGTCTATGTTGAAGCACCAATTGATTCCGATAATGACGGTAAGAGTGATCTGATTAAAGTCATGATTTTGCGACCTAGAAGTCAGAAGCAAATACCAACAGTCATGACAGCCAGTCCTTATCATCAAGGGATTAACGAAGTTGCTAATGATAAAAAACTGCATTCCATGCAAACAGACCTACCGTTAAAAGAAGCACACAAAATTCATGTCGCGGATTCTTCCATTTCGACACTAGTCTGTGAAAGTGCTGACCTCCCAATCACAGAAAACACAGAGCAATTCTCTTATATTGATTCTTACACATTGAATGATTACTTCTTGTCTCGTGGTTTTGCAAATATCTATGTTTCTGGTGTTGGAACAGCAGGTTCTGATGGTTTCATGACCTCAGGTGATTATGTACAAATTGAAAGTTTTAAGGCTATTATTGATTGGCTAAATGGTCGAGCTAAGGCCTTTACAAGTCATAAAAGAGAAGCTTATGTTCTTGCAAATTGGTCCAATGGAAAAGTCGCAACGACAGGCAAATCCTATCTTGGTACCATGTCTAATGGTTTAGCTACAACGGGAGTTGAGGGGCTTGAGCTCATTATTGCCGAAGCTGCTATTTCTTCATGGTATGACTATTATCGTGAGAATGGCCTCATCTGTAGTCCTGGTGGTTATCCTGGAGAAGATTTAGATGTCTTAACAGAACTCACTTATTCACGTTCCTTACATGCTGGTGATTTCTTAAGGCAAAAAGAAAAGTATTATCAGTTGTTGAATCAGCAATCTCAAGCTATTGATCGTGATAGTGGGGACTACAATCAGTTTTGGCATGACCGCAATTACCTTCCAAATGCTAAGAATGTTACCTGCGAGGTCGTTTTTACCCATGGTCTTCAAGATTGGAATGTCAAACCAAGACAGGTTTACAGCATGTTCAATACTCTTCCGGATTCTGTAGCGAAACATTTATTCCTTCATCATGGGCAACACGTCTACATGCACAATTGGCAATCCATTGATTTTAAAGAATGCATGAATGCGCTTTTGTGTCAAAAATTGCTTGGCATTGCATCAAACTTTCAATTACCAGCTATCCTATGGCAAAACAATCAAGAAGAACAAAAATGGCAAAGCCTAGAAGAATTTGGAACCTCCAACACATTTCGTATTCCTCTTGGAGAGGGCTTTGCTAAGATTTCTAACCAATATTCAACAGAAACTTTTGAAAGGTATAGTAAAGATTTCAAGAGTTTCAAAAGAGACTTATTCTCTGGGAAAGCTAACCAGCTTTCGCTAGAGTTCCCGCTCGATCAAGACCTTCAGCTTAATGGTGAAGCAATTCTTCACCTCTCCTTAACATCAAGTGTCTCTAAAGGTCTAATTTCTGCTCAGCTTTTGGACAAGGGGCTAAAAAAACGTCTCGGAGATACGCCAACTATTCTTGACCTAAAAGTAATGGATAATGGGCAAAACTTCTCTAGGGAAGATTTAAAAGAATTGCCGATGCGAGAGTCTACGGAGCGCGTCATTTCCAAAGGCGTCCTTAATCTACAGAACCGTGATGATTTACTAGAAGTCCAGT